The stretch of DNA CTGAGAGCAATTATTAATATTGCTCCCTTGGCCATATCAACCACCGGTCGGGGTTCTTCTGGTGTTGGCTTGACTGCTGCAGTTACTTCAGATCAAGAAACTGGTAGAGTGTCTAACTTGCTCTAGCATTAAGCATTCAGTggtattttttcttattcagGTTAGGAATTTACTAGTGGTTTTGATCAGGAGAAAGAAGGTTAGAAGCTGGTGCAATGGTTCTTGCTGATCGAGGCGTTGTCTGCATTGATGAGTTTGACAAGATGAATGATCAAGATCGTGTTGCTATACATGAAGTCATGGAGCAGCAGACTGTAACTATTGCCAAAGCTGGTATTCATGCATCACTGAATGCTCGATGTAGTGTGGTCGCTGCCGCAAATCCCATATATGGAACTGTAAGTAGTAAATTTGATAGTAATTGTGGTGCAGTTACCCACAAATGTTAGGCCATTGATAACTTGATTTTGTGCTACGTACTGAATGGTTGCACAGTATGATCGTTCATTGACTCCAACAAAGAATATTGGACTCCCGGACTCTTTGCTATCTCGTTTTGATTTACTCTTCATAGTACTGGATCAAATGGATCCCGATATTGATCGTCAAATCACAGAGCATGTCTTGCGCATGCACCGGTTTCGTTCGGCAATTGATGGAGGTATGCTGAGAAGGCTCTCATGCTTAGAAGACTAGTGACCTCTATGAATGAGACTGATTAAAGAGTTAAAATTGTAGGTGAGGCGACAATTGATGGGAGCTTGAGGTATGGAAGAGAAGATGAAGCTGATACTGACTCCGTTTTTGTCAAATACAACCGAATGCTACATGGGAAGAGAACAGAAAGGGGTCGAAAGCGTGATACCCTTACTATCAAGTTTCTTAAAAAGTACATTCATTATGCAAAGCATAGGATTCAGCCTGAGCTGACTGATGAGGTCACGACGCTTCATTCATTCCTTTATTTCCACCTTGATGTCCCCAGTACCGTTCCTAACAACTTTCTTCGCAGGCATCTGAACACATTGCAACAGCATATGCAGAGCTAAGAAATTCTGCTTCAACTACAAAGGTCAGTACATTATAATCCATCAGCAAAGATATTGAACAATTAAGCAATGGTTTTTCTCTTCACAAACTCATGATGCTTTCTGTAGACTGGAGGAACACTTCCAATGACTGCAAGGACCTTAGAAACAATAATACGCCTCTCAACTGCTCATGCCAAGTTGAAGTTGAGCAGAAAGGTAcctggttctctctctctctctctctctctctctcgtcgttTGTATGATAAGATGCTGAAATGAGTCTTCTAATGCTTCTCAATCTGAAGCAACTGCATATACAAAGGTTTTATTTGATTCGAACTTTAGGTCTTACTTTATCACCTTTTTATTTTGCTTCAGATGTTTGATGGACACGATGTAAATTTATGCATTCATTATTTTCTGCTTTTTTGTCATAGTTCAGGATTATTGATCTTTTTTGGCAGGTTTCTAAGTCTGATGTTGAAGCTGCCctgaaagttttaaatttcgcaATATATCACAAGGAATTGGCTGAAATGGAGGAGCGTGagcaagaaagagaaagagaaatggaaagaaaacGCAGGGCTGACCATCATCCTGGCGGAAATGATAGAGACCATCGTCCTGGAAAAAAAGATAGACCTGATAGTGGCACTTCTGATAAAGAAGGGTGAGTCAATAGGCTGTATTTTCTTTACAGATATAGTATGTGcaaatttctctaaaaaattggTCGCAGAAAAGACTTAATTATTTGGCTTCTATTGAAAtactttttttcatatttataattacatACAAGGTTCGTCTGTAGATACATTTGCATGTATAAATAACCACACCCTGTGGATTTCTGGGTGCATAAATTCGTTGATGTGCAATCTATGaactaatttcttttattttgtctcTGCAATCTGTTTTAAACATGGAAATGTTCTTTGTGGCCAATATGTGTATCTGAAACTTGTGACAACCAAGCCAAGTAGTTCATTTTATGTAGTTAGAATGAAACTTGTGAGCCAAAaagtttttaattgttttttccGTAGATACATATAGTGATTCTTTCTTCAGTTCCCTTTGTTTTAGAAGTGACCAACTTTATATGGTCTGTAGTTGATATTTTCCATTAGCTTGACCAATTTTACATGATCATTAATTGATTTCCCCCTTGCATTTTGGTTGCTTTGCATAGTCCTACAACTGATGCTATGGAAGTGGACGACCCTCCTGCAGCACAATCTGCGGCGGATGTCTCTCGGGAAAGGTTGGCATCTATCAAGCATCTCCGTTAGCGTATACTTGCCTTCCAATTTATCGGTTTTGCTCTAGTTTAGTTTCTTTTAACATTAGTTCTTTCTTTCCCTTGCAACTCGCAGGATAGAAGCATTTAATTCTCTATTTGGTCAGCATATGAGGACAAACCGCTTGGATCTCATATCCATTGCAGATATAGAGAATGTCATCAACTCTGGAGCAGATGTCCGTTATTCTAGGACAGAAATCATAACCCTGTTAGAGGTACTGTCCTGTGCCTATGGCCAGCTTTCTATATTTGAACACCTAGTAGAATTGAAAACTAATAAGTTTTCTTTGAACTTTGTTCAGAAACTTCAAGATGATAACAGAGTGATGATAGCGGATGGAATGGTGCATATGATATCATAAGTTGTAATAAGAACATCAATCGCAAAACTCAGGCAGGTATCCAGtcaaatttttctaaatcaagTCTAGATTGCTGGCATGTATCTGTTTCAACTTCTTTGAGTTGAGTCGTTTCAACGTGCTTGTATTTCTCATGTTTTCATGATAAACACATTTTTCACTCCAACTAATGGAGGGCGCTATTAAATATTAGATTGGTAATTGGAGGGTGCAATATATGCAACATCTAGCGTACTTTTTGTGAACTGACGAGTAGTAAAATTGCAGGTGATTTCTGTGAACTGACGAGCAGCAAGCATGGTAGACAGCTCCGGAGGAGAAACATGGCATGGAAGGGTTTCATTTTTAGAGCTCGTGTATCTACTACTCGGTCATTGTCTTACAGCTGAAATTTGAAACTGGAAAACGTATGTGAAATtgcattaatttaatttaatttaactttcTCTTGTTCGTGGAACGTATATATTGTTTATCatccattattttctttttcttttgttttttattttttattttcttccatatTAGAAATTAATGAACTTTTTTATGGTCAAGATAATTTcattgctaaagaaaaagaaatatataaggAGGTCTCAATAGAAACCTAGTGGTAGCAAAAATAATTGGTCCAGTTTCATGGTTAGCAGTTGCTAAGAAAGATTAATGTGTTGGGATAGCAAATCTCCtatattatttcatctaatctcaatatGTAAATACCTTAAATataagtactttttaatttttaatttttaactttttcatttaattatataaccTAATCATATGCAACTCCGAGTCAAAGTGGGTATCTGCCGGAGTCGAAGTCATCGGAGTTTTTGCCAAACCCTACCTCCACCCCTTGGGACCGAGGGCCTGGTGATTGCCGTTGAAGAGGTAATTATTAAACCCTCTTCCCATCCAcactatcattaaaaaatataatattctattgGAAcatcaataataattaatattcaatttgtaagatttaaattttaatctaaatcatattatgtcatataaatactttattaGATATATTATCTATACTGCCGacttatatatagaatttttctaaaaataattgtctatatatttttgtaattgtaataTTTCATAAGAACCAGTTATAAGCTGGATTTCTCGAatttgttggaggaaatttaagaaattaaaatgtatGGTTAGCTGCGGTAGTAATATTTGCTTCAAAATAATGAGAAAGTATGCCAAAAAAGATGCTCAATGAGTAATTCTATCTACAactgtgaagtgcgtaaacgccgcgtaatcattttgaaaaaaaatgaggtttattattaaaaaattaatttttttcatgtgagtctcatattttattcactttttttaaagtgattacgctgcgattgcacaattcacaattacaaatatattttttctatacatAAATCTCGAATAATGATAAGATTACTATCCTACTGCTGCATATGAAaagatcaattttaatttagaagaaaCATAAGCagtgatcatgatcagtaaAGCAATGAATGCAAGCGCAGCTGGAAGTAGACACAAATTATACGCAAAGCTTTCTATCGACGGTGATGGCGGTATTGCCCCGATGATGCCTTCAAGTGCAAGTGTGGCTCTGAAAGCAGCAAGACCCAGAAGAACCACAATGTAGATGGTCATGAAAACCATATTGGTCATTCTGCAACCCTCCATTTCCAACAAGTTTCTCAAGCTATTGATGAGAACAATTAGCAAAAACACTAGTAGGAGGAGGAGTGATCAATTCGGAATTGAACGAACTTGCATGTACTAGTTAGAGACGtttggttttgagattttagCGAAGAGAAAAGGGACTCATGCAAATGGTCTTATAGGGAGGGAGGGATTTGAGgagataatatataattagcatCTTTTGTGCTAACcacaaacattataatttaatgaTTGGACTCCTCCACTTTTAAGTAACAGCCTGGAGTTGGACTAACTGTGCAACGGCACTTTTCTTAAATGagcaaaatacaataaaaattataataggaTAGGTTCAAAGATCCCAACAATTACTCTAAAAACAAGTGAAGATTAatgaaatttgaagattttgCCTCCCATTTGGGTCGAGAAATAGGCAACATTCTAAGTTGTTTCATCGGCTGAAAGAGATCTATTAATAGATAGTACTATCTATGTAAGAAGCTGTTTGCGTGTTGAGGCTTTTGGCGGTGTGGGTctctttctatctctctctcacacacacatatatctattttattttattattataataagcCGCTATCGAGCTGCTACAGTAATTTTTGTCCATCCGTATAATTTCTGGGTGTGTTGTTTCTGGGTGTGTTGTgtagttatttttttgttcttttactttCTTCTTTTGTGTCCGTTTCTACGTGGCCTTTTTCTTTATATGAGGCAATAATTCTTAAATACACAAGCTGCTTAGGTCTttcataaaaaagtataaaacattcatctttttgtttagaagttcacttttttacaatatatttgaAGATtgtctctaacattactctacgGGCAATATAGCAGCCGAGTAGCTCCCGATGAAGGCACATTTACTCACTcaaaaaggtaaaaatataCAATACTCCAGAGCTAGCAAAGGACAAAGAAGCCATTGTGAAGCTCGCGTATACACATGCCACCATGCACTAGCAAGCTGCAGAGCATTGTTCAGTGTCAGTTTTATGTCAGTTTTCACTATTTACTGTCAGTTTTCACTGTACACCCTGTTCATATCAGTTTTTCACTGTTCACCAAAgtacaaatgagatgaaaacaGTTCATCTACATTGGCTAACCAAACGTGGTGGTAATCTTGGtctctcaaaatatgaaaataacacCAATACCAGCTAGCTTTAAACATACCAAGGGGGAGCTTTCCAAGAGAGCAAGTACTCTTTACACAccaacaaataacaaaaaatctactcaacttcttactattcatacaacctccacactccacattatttttaatttttattatttttttcttttattaaatatttattatataaataataaataaataatttaaaataatttaaaaagaataaactcaaaaaaaaaaaatttaaaaaaaatattaaaaatttaaaaaatttaaaaaagtgtggagtgtggagtgtgatggAGGTTGTGTAACAAAGCTCAACAAATAATAATAGCTTTCAACATACGTTAGCTAATCACCAACAATCTCTTGAAtaacataatcataattttgaaatatcttAAGATTTCTATATTTCCAAATACCCCATGCAATAGTAAGGAAAATAGGAATTATCAATTAAGTACAGATCAAACTTCATCAATGCCCAAACTAAATCAGAAAACAGACCAGCCATCCCCAAAAAAGAACAAACCTGTGGACATCTAGCAGCCCATATTGCTTGAACAAATGAGCATCCACAAAAAGCAGCATGAATACATTAATCTTCCATACGCAACTGATCACAATGTACACACAATCCGGTTGAAATAATCTCCTTTAATAACAAATTCTATTTTGTAGGAGGACTTTCAGTACTTCTTGATGCCCTCCACCCAAAATTTGAAACCT from Juglans regia cultivar Chandler chromosome 4, Walnut 2.0, whole genome shotgun sequence encodes:
- the LOC108990186 gene encoding DNA replication licensing factor MCM3; this encodes MDISDELRAAHKREFLEFLDQDVGKGIYMDEIKAMINHKRRRLIVNISDLHSFRDLGTRILKNPSEYMQPFCDAVTDAAKSIDPKYLKEAEQVLVGFEGPFVSRRVTPRELLSEFIGSMVCVEGIVTKCSLVRPKVVKSVHFCPTTGNFTAREYRDIASNIGLPTGSVYPTRDDKGNLLVTEYGLCKYKDHQTLSMQEVPENSAPGQLPRTVDVIVEDDLVDSCKPGDRVGIVGIYKALPGRSKGSVNGVFRTVLVANNVSLLNKEANAPIYSPEDLKNIKKIAERDDAFDLLGNSLAPSIYGHSWIKKAVILLMLGGVEKNLKNGTHLRGDINMMMVGDPSVAKSQLLRAIINIAPLAISTTGRGSSGVGLTAAVTSDQETGERRLEAGAMVLADRGVVCIDEFDKMNDQDRVAIHEVMEQQTVTIAKAGIHASLNARCSVVAAANPIYGTYDRSLTPTKNIGLPDSLLSRFDLLFIVLDQMDPDIDRQITEHVLRMHRFRSAIDGGEATIDGSLRYGREDEADTDSVFVKYNRMLHGKRTERGRKRDTLTIKFLKKYIHYAKHRIQPELTDEASEHIATAYAELRNSASTTKTGGTLPMTARTLETIIRLSTAHAKLKLSRKVSKSDVEAALKVLNFAIYHKELAEMEEREQEREREMERKRRADHHPGGNDRDHRPGKKDRPDSGTSDKEGPTTDAMEVDDPPAAQSAADVSRERIEAFNSLFGQHMRTNRLDLISIADIENVINSGADVRYSRTEIITLLEKLQDDNRVMIADGMVHMIS